The Brachyhypopomus gauderio isolate BG-103 chromosome 7, BGAUD_0.2, whole genome shotgun sequence genome has a window encoding:
- the LOC143518683 gene encoding leucine-rich repeat-containing protein 19-like produces the protein MIGEALVLLWTSVTLAISTTVDESYMNLTNIPAGHSSNTTNLTLHHNLIMMNSSDTEALNSYPNLTELDLSNNHIAQLSGESFAGLSSLVSLILKGNSLQTVRNETFTQLVNLRRLDLGENPWNCSCLFVTLMKWMNDSGVQTDGPDAVCVTPDKMSGKSILDVNSACFSNTTTPTPATTSAPTPAPTPAPTPAPTPATTPATTPAPTSAPTSAPTPAPTSAPTSAPTPATTPATTPATTPAPTSAPTPAPTPAPDQRTHVESSPSANQNVSNKDSLPAGNRNGQQEPVLSNTWKFLAGVVVIALCTSMFMMCAIKSPTWYRLLFDYRHVRLREIDVSSSFNRGRYSSFSLDAEQAETCARDLDRDPEDLPPEDEDEDGFIEDGYIQTEDYNDHNETDQV, from the exons ATGATTGGTGAAGCGCTTGTCCTGCTGTGGACGTCGGTCACGCTGGCGATTTCAACCACG GTGGATGAAAGCTACATGAACCTGACAAACATCCCTGCTGGTCACTCTTCAAACACTACCAATTTGACCCTTCACCACAACCTTATTATGATGAACAGTTCAGACACAGAGGCCCTGAATTCCTACCCCAACCTAACAGAGCTGGACCTCTCAAACAACCACATAGCCCAGCTGTCTGGAGAGTCTTTCGCTGGCCTCAGCAGCCTGGTCTCTCTCATTCTGAAAGGTAATTCCCTGCAAACGGTGAGAAATGAGACCTTCACTCAGCTGGTGAATCTCAGGAGGCTGGATCTCGGGGAGAACCCATGGAACTGCTCCTGTCTGTTTGTCACCCTCATGAAGTGGATGAACGACTCTGGAGTGCAGACAG ATGGACCAGATGCTGTTTGTGTCACTCCAGATAAAATGTCTGGCAAAAGTATTCTAGATGTGAACAGTGCATGCTTCTCCAATACAACTACACCTACCCCTGCTACTACCTCTGCTCCTACCCCTGCACCTACCCCTGCACCTACCCCTGCACCTACCCCTGCTACTACCCCTGCTACTACCCCTGCACCTACCTCTGCACCTACCTCTGCACCTACCCCTGCACCTACCTCTGCACCTACCTCTGCACCTACCCCTGCTACTACCCCTGCTACTACCCCTGCTACTACCCCTGCACCTACCTCTGCACCTACCCCTGCACCTACCCCTGCTCCTGACCAAAGAACACATGTGGAATCAAGCCCATCAGCCAATCAAAATGTGTCAAACAAAG ACTCTTTGCCAGCAGGCAACAGAAACGGGCAGCAAGAGCCGGTGTTGAGCAACACCTGGAAGTTCCTGGCCGGCGTGGTGGTCATCGCCCTCTGCACATCCATGTTCATGATGTGTGCCATCAAATCCCCCACCTGGTACAGGCTGCTGTTCGACTACAGGCACGTGAGGCTGCGTGAGATCGATGTGTCCAGCAGCTTCAACAGGGGCCGCTATTCCAGCTTCAGCCTGGACGCAGAGCAGGCCGAGACGTGCGCCCGGGACCTAGACCGGGACCCCGAAGACCTGCCACCCGAGGACGAGGATGAGGACGGCTTCATAGAGGATGGATACATCCAGACCGAGGACTACAATGACCATAATGAGACTGACCAAGTATAA